In one Thermanaerovibrio velox DSM 12556 genomic region, the following are encoded:
- a CDS encoding YbaK/EbsC family protein, whose amino-acid sequence MELVLMVKGVLKMLCSSDPVGLVESKLQELGYRGSILKSVETIHTVQDASRAVGVEEGRILKSILLMDRGDLVLALMSGPNRLDLKRAAGLLGLKRLRMATYDEVITLTPFKPGGVPPVGYQFPIRSVMDEDLFLYDVVWAAAGDDHSFFPVSPEDLKGYTGAVVGEIKK is encoded by the coding sequence TTGGAGCTTGTACTTATGGTCAAGGGGGTATTAAAGATGCTTTGTTCCTCGGATCCGGTGGGGCTTGTGGAGTCGAAACTGCAAGAACTTGGGTATCGCGGAAGTATTTTGAAGTCCGTCGAAACGATTCATACTGTGCAGGACGCATCGAGGGCCGTGGGAGTGGAGGAGGGTAGGATACTCAAAAGCATCCTCCTCATGGACCGGGGTGATCTGGTTTTGGCCCTCATGAGCGGTCCTAATCGGTTGGACCTTAAGAGGGCTGCGGGGCTTCTTGGGCTTAAAAGGCTTAGGATGGCCACTTATGACGAGGTGATCACCCTTACCCCCTTCAAGCCCGGCGGCGTGCCGCCGGTGGGATATCAGTTCCCGATAAGGTCGGTCATGGACGAAGACTTGTTCTTGTACGATGTCGTTTGGGCTGCGGCGGGGGATGACCACTCCTTCTTCCCCGTCTCCCCGGAGGATCTTAAGGGTTACACCGGGGCAGTGGTAGGGGAAATAAAGAAATAA
- a CDS encoding ImmA/IrrE family metallo-endopeptidase, whose amino-acid sequence MRKRKETELKGHSSGCRMDFPSPPEELPRWALEEAKRWQRKDEFDVLVMAEEISGRSLEVRYAPLPDGMWGFHVCRTSRGAIFINSSLPPLWRHFTLFYEVYHIINHPKGQAFFERTLQPLSRFEQEADSFAWAAVWPEWIDGDYRDW is encoded by the coding sequence ATGAGGAAGAGGAAGGAGACCGAGCTTAAAGGGCATTCCAGTGGATGTCGGATGGACTTCCCGTCTCCCCCGGAGGAGCTGCCCCGGTGGGCGCTTGAGGAGGCCAAGAGGTGGCAGAGGAAGGACGAGTTCGACGTGCTGGTCATGGCGGAGGAGATCAGCGGCAGATCACTTGAGGTGAGGTATGCTCCGCTGCCCGACGGCATGTGGGGCTTTCACGTGTGCAGAACCTCCAGGGGGGCCATATTCATCAACTCGTCCCTGCCTCCCCTCTGGAGGCATTTTACCCTCTTTTACGAGGTGTACCACATAATTAATCACCCCAAGGGGCAGGCCTTCTTCGAGAGGACCCTTCAGCCGCTCAGCCGATTCGAACAGGAGGCGGACAGCTTCGCGTGGGCTGCGGTCTGGCCCGAGTGGATTGACGGGGACTACCGGGATTGGTGA
- a CDS encoding helix-turn-helix domain-containing protein, whose amino-acid sequence MSLGMRVKTLRLAKGLTQQKLADMINVSRIYVQAIESNRRKPSMDLLERLAEALDATPADLMRAPCDGGGRMQLEEVLSSGEVEVWYRSRKLSPKDMKRIHRLVETVLEEWDEEEEGDRA is encoded by the coding sequence ATGAGCCTTGGCATGAGGGTAAAGACCCTTAGGCTGGCCAAGGGACTCACCCAGCAGAAGCTGGCGGACATGATAAACGTCAGCCGTATATACGTGCAGGCGATAGAGAGCAACCGCAGGAAGCCCTCCATGGATCTTCTCGAGCGGTTGGCGGAGGCGTTGGACGCCACGCCGGCGGATCTGATGAGGGCTCCGTGCGACGGGGGCGGGAGGATGCAGCTGGAAGAGGTCCTATCATCCGGAGAGGTGGAGGTATGGTACAGGAGCAGGAAGCTCTCCCCCAAGGATATGAAGCGCATCCATCGGCTGGTGGAAACCGTGTTAGAGGAATGGGATGAGGAAGAGGAAGGAGACCGAGCTTAA
- a CDS encoding PLP-dependent aminotransferase family protein, with amino-acid sequence MSLEDKLSEVGRNLRSSIIRELLKFAASPEAISFGGGVPDPNTFPRHELAEIAKEVIEQDYSYTLQYNTTEGDDLLAQEMSKLLTRIYGIEGIQRDQMLFTTGSQQALDLMARIFLDKDSICFMEFPAYLGAVSAFRMSFPRFETVPVEDDGMDVDYLERRLKEIDAKGEICKVKFIYTVPNFHNPASVTMSLEKRKRLIEICNRYDILILEDDPYGMLRFSGEPKPSLYKLAGPDRVVLLNTFSKVLTPGLRIGVILGRSDIVRRATMAKQAMDLCCPSLTQRIAARYLNRYDIVEQIKPGIELYRSKKDTMIKALNQDFSVIEGAKWIDPEGGLFVWITLPQGFDTIGMFDVAKSKNVYYIPGEAFSIEKTPSTSMRLSFCLPPEEKIVEGIRRLRDVIVEYGKQKGLM; translated from the coding sequence ATGTCATTGGAAGACAAGCTGTCGGAAGTGGGACGGAACTTAAGGTCCTCCATCATAAGGGAGCTTTTGAAGTTCGCCGCCTCCCCGGAGGCCATATCCTTCGGCGGTGGAGTCCCGGATCCTAATACCTTTCCCCGTCACGAGCTGGCCGAGATAGCCAAGGAGGTAATCGAGCAGGATTACTCCTACACCCTGCAGTACAACACCACCGAGGGAGACGACCTCCTGGCCCAGGAGATGTCCAAGCTGCTCACCAGGATCTACGGCATAGAAGGCATCCAGAGGGACCAGATGCTCTTCACCACCGGCTCCCAGCAGGCCCTGGACCTCATGGCCCGTATATTCCTCGACAAGGACAGCATATGCTTCATGGAGTTCCCCGCGTACCTTGGGGCGGTGAGCGCCTTCAGGATGTCGTTCCCGAGGTTCGAGACGGTCCCGGTCGAGGATGACGGCATGGATGTGGATTACCTCGAAAGGCGCCTCAAGGAGATCGACGCCAAGGGGGAGATATGCAAGGTCAAGTTCATATACACGGTCCCCAACTTCCACAACCCCGCCAGCGTCACCATGAGCCTCGAAAAGCGCAAGCGGCTTATAGAGATCTGCAACCGCTACGATATCCTAATCCTCGAGGACGATCCCTATGGGATGCTCCGTTTCAGCGGCGAGCCCAAGCCATCCCTTTACAAGCTCGCAGGACCCGATCGGGTGGTGCTCCTTAACACTTTCAGCAAGGTCCTCACCCCGGGCCTCAGGATAGGCGTAATCCTCGGCAGGTCTGATATAGTCCGCCGGGCCACCATGGCCAAGCAGGCCATGGACCTCTGCTGTCCCAGTCTGACCCAGCGGATAGCCGCAAGGTACCTTAACCGCTACGACATAGTGGAACAGATCAAACCGGGCATAGAGCTTTACCGTTCCAAGAAGGACACCATGATAAAGGCCCTCAACCAGGATTTCTCGGTGATAGAGGGAGCTAAGTGGATAGACCCGGAGGGGGGGCTCTTCGTATGGATCACCCTCCCCCAGGGCTTCGACACCATAGGCATGTTCGACGTGGCGAAGTCCAAGAACGTTTACTACATACCCGGGGAGGCCTTCTCCATCGAGAAGACCCCGTCCACTTCCATGCGTCTGTCTTTCTGCCTGCCCCCAGAGGAGAAGATAGTGGAAGGGATAAGGCGTCTCAGGGACGTGATCGTAGAGTACGGCAAGCAGAAGGGGCTGATGTAG
- a CDS encoding asparaginase — translation MRSKKMALVFAGSPSLADLASASDSMKTMIGLPTEMGDLEVVEWSRQPSSHYTIRVTTDLLELLRSLVNDGFDGIAVASGTDVMEEMAYLVDLLWPYPQPVVFAGLGSPARHGSNEGIINLRQAVLSASSEECWGMGVTIFSRGELFAASEACKYYSHRGHDFASPGLGPVGEVVQNRVYVNRIPKRPRVIDRPVVPAKDVEVLYASLGGGELILGHLSRDESLKGLVLGGFGTGNVPPPWIPHLKNIIRRRVPVVITSRCQLGRVLSLYDFEGSAKRLIDMGAIDGGTLRPIQARLRLSVAVGAGMEEQEIREYMLS, via the coding sequence ATGAGATCGAAAAAGATGGCACTGGTCTTCGCCGGAAGCCCATCCTTGGCGGACCTCGCGTCAGCATCGGATTCCATGAAGACAATGATAGGGCTGCCTACGGAGATGGGGGATCTGGAGGTAGTGGAGTGGAGCCGGCAACCCAGCAGCCACTACACCATACGAGTAACCACCGACCTTTTGGAGCTCTTAAGGTCTTTAGTAAACGACGGCTTCGACGGCATCGCCGTGGCAAGCGGCACCGACGTCATGGAGGAGATGGCGTACCTGGTTGACCTCCTTTGGCCCTACCCGCAACCGGTTGTTTTCGCCGGTCTCGGGTCCCCCGCAAGACATGGCAGCAACGAGGGGATCATAAACCTCCGTCAGGCGGTTTTATCCGCCTCATCCGAGGAGTGCTGGGGCATGGGGGTCACCATATTCTCCAGGGGAGAACTCTTCGCCGCATCCGAGGCATGCAAATACTACAGTCACCGGGGACACGACTTCGCATCCCCGGGGCTGGGACCTGTGGGTGAGGTGGTTCAGAACCGGGTTTACGTCAACCGGATCCCCAAAAGGCCGCGGGTCATAGACAGGCCGGTGGTGCCAGCCAAAGACGTGGAGGTCCTTTACGCCTCGCTTGGGGGCGGAGAGCTGATCCTTGGGCACCTCTCCAGGGACGAGTCCCTAAAGGGACTGGTGCTGGGAGGGTTCGGAACCGGCAACGTCCCTCCCCCTTGGATACCGCACCTCAAAAACATAATCCGCCGCAGGGTCCCGGTGGTCATAACCTCTCGCTGCCAGCTGGGCAGGGTGCTGTCCCTTTATGACTTCGAAGGGTCCGCCAAGCGGCTTATAGACATGGGGGCCATCGACGGTGGGACCTTAAGACCCATCCAGGCAAGGCTCCGCCTGTCCGTGGCGGTGGGGGCCGGCATGGAGGAACAGGAGATAAGAGAATACATGTTAAGCTAG
- a CDS encoding triphosphoribosyl-dephospho-CoA synthase, with protein sequence MEVRTDHLATVIGCAATWASAAEVLVCPKPGLVDPLDRGCHDDMDWTHFLLSCSALAGFWSEQAKVGLSGIAHGEALEALRRNGLAMERVMFEATGGVNTHKGLIFALSLWVYGAGRCATKGLPMDVSTMGSVAAGPATGLVDRELRPLKDGTDRRSKLTHGERLYLEHSVTGIRGEAEAGFPTVVNRVYPAVKEWIAKGASLNDAALMGLLSAMESCEDSNVIHRGGYEFWAGTYKRAVRNAIQEFNPLSGDHSPLFTLDAKLKEAGVSPGGAADLLACGLFALMMIDKELITKANGNILTDNIK encoded by the coding sequence TTGGAGGTACGGACCGATCACCTGGCGACCGTTATAGGCTGCGCTGCAACCTGGGCATCCGCCGCGGAGGTGCTGGTGTGTCCTAAGCCCGGCCTTGTGGACCCCCTTGACAGGGGCTGTCATGATGATATGGATTGGACCCATTTCCTCTTGAGCTGTTCCGCCCTGGCGGGCTTTTGGAGCGAGCAGGCCAAGGTTGGGCTTTCAGGCATAGCCCACGGAGAAGCGCTGGAAGCCCTAAGGCGGAACGGGCTTGCGATGGAACGGGTCATGTTCGAAGCCACCGGGGGGGTTAACACTCACAAGGGGTTGATATTCGCCCTGTCCCTTTGGGTCTACGGGGCGGGCAGGTGTGCGACCAAGGGATTGCCGATGGACGTATCCACAATGGGCTCCGTCGCGGCGGGACCGGCAACAGGACTTGTAGACCGGGAACTAAGACCCCTGAAGGACGGCACGGACAGGAGATCCAAGCTCACCCATGGGGAGAGGCTCTACCTGGAACATTCGGTGACCGGCATACGGGGGGAGGCGGAGGCGGGATTCCCCACAGTGGTCAACCGGGTATACCCGGCGGTCAAGGAGTGGATCGCCAAGGGGGCATCCCTTAACGACGCGGCCCTCATGGGGCTTCTCTCCGCCATGGAGAGCTGCGAAGACAGCAACGTGATCCACCGGGGAGGATACGAGTTCTGGGCTGGGACCTACAAGCGGGCGGTGAGAAACGCCATCCAGGAGTTCAACCCACTCTCAGGGGATCACTCCCCCCTCTTTACGCTTGACGCCAAGTTAAAGGAAGCCGGTGTAAGCCCAGGAGGGGCTGCGGATCTCCTCGCCTGCGGGCTCTTTGCCCTCATGATGATAGACAAGGAGTTGATAACTAAAGCAAATGGAAATATACTAACAGATAACATTAAATAA
- a CDS encoding lactate utilization protein, which translates to MTDLTDHKERAQEALAEWVAQKLRGRGYAASVAKDSGDALSKVLELIPEGASVGIPGSVTLREIGLIEALKKRGNRVIQHWGDMTPEDRKRALVEEICADVFVSSVNAISQEGHIVNIDGTGNRVAGISFGPGRLILVAGINKITWDLESAIKRARSSASPNGIRLNSPVPCSRTGVCVDCQIPERMCRVVSILERCPAGRDAHVIIVLQDLGY; encoded by the coding sequence ATGACTGATCTAACCGACCATAAAGAGCGTGCCCAGGAGGCTCTGGCGGAGTGGGTGGCCCAAAAGCTGAGGGGAAGGGGTTACGCAGCATCCGTGGCCAAGGACTCCGGGGATGCTCTCTCTAAGGTGCTGGAACTGATACCGGAGGGGGCTTCGGTTGGCATCCCCGGCAGCGTTACCCTCCGGGAGATTGGCCTCATCGAGGCGCTGAAAAAAAGAGGGAACAGGGTAATTCAACACTGGGGGGATATGACACCGGAGGATCGCAAAAGGGCGCTGGTAGAAGAGATATGCGCCGATGTGTTCGTGTCCAGCGTCAACGCCATATCCCAGGAGGGGCACATAGTGAACATAGACGGCACCGGCAACCGGGTTGCGGGCATATCCTTCGGCCCCGGAAGGCTTATCCTGGTGGCGGGCATTAACAAGATAACCTGGGACCTGGAATCCGCCATCAAGCGCGCCAGAAGCTCCGCATCCCCCAACGGCATAAGGCTCAACTCTCCAGTGCCATGTTCAAGAACCGGGGTATGCGTGGACTGCCAAATACCGGAGAGGATGTGCCGGGTCGTATCAATCCTCGAGAGGTGTCCCGCTGGGAGGGATGCCCACGTTATAATCGTCCTCCAGGATCTGGGCTATTGA